gtgGCTTGTTGttgtttgagaaaataaacaaacaaataagaaaactgGCACGTTCTTCCACTACATGGTATTGGAATACGTCATTTGCAACTTCAATTTTGATGAGGTTACTAACACGCCACGTGGCATTCGTAGATACAAGTGTGCATAAAAAAGTaccaatttcaattttgcttCTTCGCATCTTTATATTCTAAAGTTTTaactcttccttttttttcttttttttttttgaaatgtgCTAACCCCTAAAACCACAAAGAATGAAACGTGCAAGACTTCctaattttcctttcttgtttaaaaataatatctaatgcccttctaaaagttttcgttttaattaaataacaaacaatatatatatttgtaatgaAGTGTGTGGAAAAaaccattattattgttattattgttattacaTCACAATAATGGTGGAATTATGAGAAGTAGCATGCCATGTTTTCATCCAATAGATGGTTGGATCTTCtattgtgtttaattttgtatgatataaaaactttccaattaaattaagatGAAAAATCATATGTAGATTATTagatcaatttttaaaaaataaaataaaataattgatgtgTGTAGTGtctcaattatttataatttatcttCAGGgcctttaaaaaaatcaataattaattacgaGCGTTAAAGCTTTTTGGACATAGCAGTTCGGATTTCTGAATTCTTGCAAAAACAAACCGTAATTATTTTCGTcatgaaaatttcttttctcatctTCATTCTCAGTTTAGATTTCTTCGTTGTTCTCAATCATCTTCGCGTCAATGGCGATAGTTGGAGAAGAAGTTTGCACCAGCCATTGGATCCTGCCACATTCTCATCGCCACcctctcctcctcctcctcctccgccGCCGCCGCCTCTTGAGTCTGCACATTCCGACCAGCCTACGCCTGCCCCTTCCAATGTCTCTCTGCCTAATCTACCCTCGTCTGGACAACAATCTTTTAAACCAATTAAAACTTTGGGGATTGTATGCTCTGTTGCGATTGTGACTCTGGGAATGCTATCGGCGCTTGCCTTCTTTCTATATCGGCAGCGGATTAAGTACCGATACAAGTCTCGTATGCTCGTCGAGAAGGAGCGTTCTCTGAGTTTTCGGCATGATTCTGGTATCCCACCGTCAAGTTTCTTGAATTACGGAACCATGGAACGGAGGCCGGGCTCGATCGTCGAGCGGAAGGGTGGGAAGGGAGAAGACGGATCCTCGCCGGATCGGCGGGTGGATTCTGTTAAAAAATTGGATTTCCACCTTCTTAGCCCGGAGTTGCAGCCACTGCCTCCTCTCTCGCAAAATCAGATCGTAAATCCATCATTTGAGACGCCATTGTCTGATGATGAGAGCCGAGAAACAGTGTTTCACACGCCGGAGTGGGCGGCGGCGGTTCCCTACAGCGGTGGTAAAAGAGAATCTCGCAACAACTCGCTCAGTGTTAAACCCAAAGAAGGAACTTCTCCTCTACCTTATTTAGAGGATTCGTTGATAAAACAGGATCATCGACGGCCGGCAGCGTCTCCGCCGCCACATCCGACAACAACGTAATAATTTCTTCAGGATCCGAAGATTTTTATATTCTTGAAAGAAAACGTGGTTGTTTGTTTCTTCAGTGTTattttggttgagaaaaaatggaaTCGCGAGCTCATTTTGCTTAGttttatgaagaaaattttgatttcatttcttGATCTGTGATGTACACAAAGAATACAAATTGAGCAATcaagagaacaaaaaatttacagattgaatttgattatacaaaaaaaaatgcaggCTCTCATTATATAGTTTCTGTCGTCAAAAAAAATGGTGTTCTTGCTACTCCTTTCGTCCTTAGAATCTTTTTTACTAACaatttccatttcatttcatctttCCTGCCCTGTTTCTTACTTCTGTCCTTGAAATTCCTGAAATCACAGAACTTTCTCATTAGATGGTCCTTAAATTGATCAACGAAAGCTTAAAAGCAAAGAAAGGATGTTGATATAAATTACCTGCACATAGGAACTCTACAGAGATTAGAATCAGCACAAAGATGAGAGTGCAACTCCAAGAGTTGCCACATTCTCTTGCATTGGGTACAACCACCAGGGGCTCTTAATTTGCAGCCTGCAAAGTGGCGGATAAGCAATTCCAGCCCCTTGCATGCTGCATATTTACACGGCGGCTGGTTCACCTTGAAATCTTTGTCGTGTGGGCCGATTGTGCGACAACCATCTCTGCATATATGAACAAGAGTCTCCATTGCTTCAAATAGTTCCAAATAGATCTTcctttcattcattttcttcactcttttcttttgcctctgaaagtaaaaattgaaaggtcAGTTTAGAGAAAAACCAGCTCTTTGATGAATCAGACACCGTTTAATACAAAGACAAGAACAAAGAGAGAGGTGTTACATTGTCTTCGTCGATCACTGATCCAAGAAGCTCTTTTTCGAGTACTGGGTGGCTTTGCTGCATTGCTTGCCATGCTTCGGATGAAGAAACAGCTTTGAAGTTCTTTAGGATCATACGATGGCAAAGAAGGCTGAGACGGGGAGCATCACACAGTAATGCAAGTTGAAAAACATCAACTACGTTTTCAAGTGTCAACAAGCCGCGACCCAGTTGCCTCTCGCACTCCCTCTTCAACTGGGGAACCACATATACATGTGACAGCATCAGCAGAGGCAAAACAAAttcctccatttcttctttctcgtATCTGAAATTACACATAGTTATAGATCAGAAAACGCAACCACGTTCATATGTCCTAGTCCTAACATATGACGCAGAGGATTATAGTACATGACATCCAACTTCCAGTGGCgagaaaaaacacaaactaaGGAACGAAGATCGACAAGTTAATTGATGGAAACTAACAATTTcactaaatgaaaataaaccGGCAAACTCATATTTTCTTCCTACAGTAGCTTCTAACATGTTTATTAAATCGTTAGATCTAAATAGAAACCCTGGTAGGaaattatttgcaaaatcgatgcaattcaaaattttatttctagtAGTCTGATTAAGAGGCTTTGAAGACTGAAATCAATGATCAAATCACAaaacagaagaagagaaacaTTTACCTGCAAGAGTACAGATATCTAATGAATACTTTAACAGCATCAGGTGGAACTCCATGGATCGATATTGAACGTTTCCTGCCAGACTTTTTGGATTGCTTAAACATGCCTTTTAGCACAGGAGAAGCCATACCCTGCAggtaaattacaaaagagtAATCGAATCACTAACTGAAGTAGGATATATTATGGGACCTTCATACATTTTAGTCagaaaatgcaaaatttgACACTATTAATCTTATTAGAAATGGATTTATCTTCAACCTAAATATCATTTAGAACATATTCCATTGAATAAGAAATCACAATTGCAGGAGACTCTCCTTTGGGCTATAAACGAAATTGTGGGACTAAACAACTTACAAGGATATAAGCATGGGCATATATAATGCCACCATGATCCGTATGAATATAAACATCAGCTCCATAGGCTTCGTCAAAGAGGCCGTCCCAGAGGTCTCTTGTCGCAGTGGAGACGCAGCTATATCCCCTTTCCAAAGATTCCCTTGAAAACGGACTCTTTTGAAAACGATTAGTGATTGCAGATTTAGGCAATGGAGGTGGCAGTGGGATGGTGTTTGATTTGGCTTGGATTGGGATTAAATccatacaaatattttctgTATTCTCCATGTACTTACTTCCAAAAACTCTAGAAAACCTGTGAGTTTGCAAATTTAAATAGAACAATCAATACATATTGAACTGTAGGTAAATGGGTATTATCATTGAAATTTTGCAGTGATCATGATGATGccaatcaaattaaaacccCAACCCGCTAAGCAAGAATTTAGACTGAAATAACACCCTCGAATACCTCGATCTCTAACAAAGAAACAAGCAATCACACTTTCGACAAGATAAGGTTCTTTCAATCTTATAcatattttagtaaaaattgATGGTAGCTcaaaacaattgaaaagaatattCTCGATCTACACACACCTGGAAATGACAAACAATATCGAATAAAAGAAGCTGAAAGTGTACAATATTCAAATTCAGGACGATTGAGAAATCAAGCTATCTATACAcggaaaaaaagaacaaggcTATCTCTATCTGTCTCTTGTTAAGACAATCCAATAAATTCTCATCTGgcattaaaatacaaaataaaaaattacataataactccaaaaaattaacattCCCAAAATGAGAATTGAAAACCAAAACGTAAGACAGATTCATATATTGTACAAAATTAACTTGaaaacatgaagaaaaaaaaaagagataacGCAAAGATATTGCTGACCTTCCGAAATAGCGTgggtaaagaaaagaaaatggcgTCCGCGGATAGGCGTGTAGAGAAAACCCAGAACgttgaaagagagagagagagagatggctGGAGAGAGGAATTAGGATTTTATATGTAATCTCAAAATGTTGGACGCGGTTACgaaatttactaaattttaaataaggtggaaaaaataatcatttaaaaaggaaaaaggtgGGAGAAAATGATTAGACGGAGAGCATACGTGGAGATTCGGGGATgagaatgaaaatggaaatgacGTGGAAATACTCTCATTCGGATAATCGCTGATACAGATCCACGTCGGACTGACTATGCTACGGTTTGGATCTTCCCTCCCACCCACCTTTACACACTAATTCAACGCCCACTATAATTtcccacttttttttcttttttgtgtattCAATTCCTAATTACGTTcattaataattctttttaatatcaatCAATTACATCTGTAAGTGTAAATTAagcaaaaattatttatatcttctaagatgaacattaaataatattattcatttcCTACATTTctctagaagaaaaaaacaatctgAATTTGGTAATTAACTTCTTGAGAACATGTGAATACAATTTATATTGTTAAAaggattttgatgtttaaatgTGTAATATTAGttagttcttttttctctctctctttctaagACATAACTAATGTTAGTTAAGCGAATTTGATTTATGTACTAATATATTGTTTGATTGtgatttctaacttttttatccaaatttttCTTATCCATCCatagattaatattttttaccaACGAAGAAAAGAGTGACGGTGATATAAGAATTCCTattaaaaacagtaattaatcATCACAGCGTTTAGCATTATGATTCTAACATTCTAAAAAACCCATAAGATAAATATTGTAGTTAATAAAGTAATTCCtaacacaaaaaatataatgaaatttataatttaaagtaGCCAGGGTGACctctattcattttcttttagttgactttttatttggattgtttttaaaaaatggtgtgCAGCATCAGAATTTGcaccttaaaaaaattatgggtTGATTATCAATGAGTAATGAGTTATGCATAGTTTGTCTTTTTTGCAGTTCTTATTTATTAGCGTCAATCATTGTTAACGTGttgctaaattttttaaaatattaatttaaattataaactttgaagttgtatcaatttaaaccttatTGCTTAGTTATGGTtatgagaaaattttgattgtaaCTGTATTAGTAGTTATTGAgggtggttttttttttctggtaATGTTCATGAGTTAAACTAAGTATGACAAAAGCAGGTGGTGTGAACACCGTGCGGTATATGgaattaaatatagaaatttggACACCTCTCAACCTACTACAAAACACGTTTATCACAACACTCCTAAGGTTTATGTGTGGCCAATCATTAACTTTAAAAGTCGTGtgaaatcaaacaacaattaTGATACTGGAAAAcactattaatttattttgaatgataGAGCCTCCTGTATccaacaatttattaaaaataaatataccatttgagaaagagaaagagagatggaTGGAAAAGTATTAGAGAACCTCATCATTTAACGGACCAGAAGTCCAAAGGTCGCCCCAGAAGCTTACTCAGCCTTCATACAAAGCCCCAACCCAAAGTAAAGGTTTGACCCATCCAACCCTACTCCATcccaattataattattcataatcttatattttatatattcaaaataagttttttaaatttctcttttgaatAGCTTTATAAATATCATACCTAATTTTTTACagtctttaaaattaataagttttgtaagataattatatatatcatatatatatataatattataatagtGTAGATGTTCATCTCACGTGTCTTAATCTTATAGACACTTAACGTTTAAATAAAGTTACATCGTTCATCCGTGTGGCAAGTAACCATACATCCTATTTGTCAATTTGGCCTTTAGATAGAGGTTTTTGTTGagttatgttattttaatatcatatttttcaatGCTTGTGTTTCGATCGTACcttgtttttataataaaatagtaaataaaactTTACGGTGCCtacaattttattcaataaaaaaataaatgtataaaacTAATAACATTTAATAACCTTTTGCTAGTGAATGTAAGATATATATGCCTAACATATTTATGGATAATTAAATAGCTACTATCAGTGGGTCGATTTAAGCTTGACCTAAACAAGTGAACTTAAACTTTGATCTAAGGTGTCAAGCTTAAGTCATAGATCCAATTCAAGCTCAAACGatatctttgattttttaaattttgcaggAAGATGAGCTTGAATCTTTACCTTTTAGAATTGGATGAGCAAGACAGTTCCATTGATGACGTgctatcaataaatttatattactcGTAACACTTGACATAACCTCTCAAATCACTCTTAATAAAACCGTACATTACAACGAGTGATTTGTACGTATTTTTTATCTCCTTATaaattatagatatttttttacttgaaaaaaaaatataaagaaagaaagaaagatgggtACTTATGTAATTTTGGTTAATGGGGACATGGGTATGCTTTTTGGAGGCTAAATTGGGCTATAAAATGGAGTATGAAGAAGGAAGGAATGAGAATCTTTATAGACTGAGAGAGTAGCGATAAAGGGCTATTGAGAAGGTTTTTGGGCCCaaaagttttagaaataaaaggCCCAATGGGATGCTCTATTACTTTTTCATGGATTCTCACTTCTCACTTTCTCTCTATTATAGCTCTCagattttgaactttttccaAAGTTACTAACTTTCAATATAATCGAATCTCGAATATGATTCAGATTTAGTGccccctttctttttttgggacCCTTCAacccaaattttataaaaggaTGAAACTTTATGGTGTACAAATCTATagtttctttctctctttctttcttttcttaaacaatTATCTTATCTTCTACTACTTCTACTGCTTCATTAAAATTGTATATCTACTTACtatatatctaaatttcaCAAACTAAATCCTTCCTTAATCATCTCTAAATATGATCCAATTATCTTTGTTAGtaagattttatcaataaagcaaatttcaagatttttcattgaaactaccccaaaagaaatatattgaaagaaaaacataaattgttGGCTTAGTCTTGAAGCTACTAACCCACATGGCCACATCAAGCACTACTCATTGTTTAACGGGTCTCCAATGCAACAACACAACACCACCACTACAAATAAGATGGCTTTTAAAACTATACCccaagagaaaagaaaataaaagaaaatcttaattgatgacaacaacaaaagaaaagtaaaaaagagagagagagaggtgaTGGGTACTGAATGGAAAAGACAAGTTGGAttggaaaattggaaaattcaaTCACAATCATTCACATTAAAACTTCACTAATGTCTAATATTACTAAAATCTCCCAAACTTCTAAACCAACCCCTAAAACAAGACACCCAAAATCTTTTGCTAACAATTGGAAAAAGACTGATGATCTCACACACACATTGCAAAATAACAATAAGCTGAAATTATGACGAGATGAAAGCCCCCTCCACTCCACACatttccatttcaattttttgcttTCACCTTATCACATGATTCAAGATAACATTGTATTGATACATATAGATTGTTATATTATTGGGTTAGATATACATTGGGATgaattattactttttcac
This DNA window, taken from Cucumis sativus cultivar 9930 chromosome 6, Cucumber_9930_V3, whole genome shotgun sequence, encodes the following:
- the LOC101205195 gene encoding BTB/POZ and TAZ domain-containing protein 4: MENTENICMDLIPIQAKSNTIPLPPPLPKSAITNRFQKSPFSRESLERGYSCVSTATRDLWDGLFDEAYGADVYIHTDHGGIIYAHAYILGMASPVLKGMFKQSKKSGRKRSISIHGVPPDAVKVFIRYLYSCRYEKEEMEEFVLPLLMLSHVYVVPQLKRECERQLGRGLLTLENVVDVFQLALLCDAPRLSLLCHRMILKNFKAVSSSEAWQAMQQSHPVLEKELLGSVIDEDNRQKKRVKKMNERKIYLELFEAMETLVHICRDGCRTIGPHDKDFKVNQPPCKYAACKGLELLIRHFAGCKLRAPGGCTQCKRMWQLLELHSHLCADSNLCRVPMCRNFKDRSKKQGRKDEMKWKLLVKKILRTKGVARTPFFLTTETI